The following proteins are co-located in the Pedobacter sp. FW305-3-2-15-E-R2A2 genome:
- a CDS encoding universal stress protein — translation MKKILVPTDFSSAAKNAAHYAMHLAKEMKVDVKLCNAILVPAEAPMAERVAWPLADYSTLKSESEVELRSLVENMKALFELESPTDFYHPRIEAVTDVGWVKDVVTNLAHHQDISLVVMGMSGATGPEKFLMGGNSRALIEAAAFPILLIPKEARFKKIEKIAFATDLGDGDVEMIHLLAGFARIFDAEILLIHISDSSADHQPKDQPAIDIFLNEITNKVNYHKIYYEYVWNVDVDRGLDWLIAQGKISILAMVHRNKSLFSRIFKGSHTQRIKNKIDIPLLVLPESLHRNF, via the coding sequence ATGAAAAAGATCCTGGTACCCACCGATTTTTCTTCAGCTGCAAAAAATGCAGCACATTATGCCATGCATCTGGCCAAAGAGATGAAAGTAGATGTAAAATTATGTAATGCCATTCTGGTGCCTGCGGAAGCACCAATGGCGGAACGTGTTGCCTGGCCACTGGCAGATTACAGTACGCTAAAATCTGAATCTGAGGTAGAGCTGAGGAGCCTGGTTGAAAATATGAAGGCACTTTTTGAACTGGAAAGTCCGACCGATTTTTATCATCCCAGAATTGAGGCTGTAACCGACGTGGGTTGGGTTAAAGATGTAGTGACTAACCTGGCTCATCATCAGGACATCAGTTTGGTGGTTATGGGAATGTCGGGAGCTACAGGTCCGGAAAAGTTTCTGATGGGAGGAAATAGCCGTGCATTGATTGAGGCTGCAGCTTTCCCTATCCTGCTGATCCCGAAAGAGGCCCGGTTCAAAAAAATAGAAAAAATTGCATTTGCAACCGATTTAGGTGATGGAGATGTGGAGATGATCCACCTTCTCGCGGGTTTTGCCCGTATTTTTGATGCAGAAATTCTTCTTATACACATCAGTGATTCCAGTGCAGATCACCAGCCTAAGGACCAGCCTGCGATAGACATTTTTCTCAATGAAATTACCAATAAAGTCAATTACCATAAAATCTATTACGAATACGTCTGGAATGTAGACGTTGATCGTGGTTTAGACTGGCTCATTGCACAAGGGAAGATCAGTATACTGGCGATGGTCCATAGAAATAAAAGCCTTTTTAGCAGAATATTTAAAGGAAGCCATACCCAGCGTATTAAAAATAAGATAGATATTCCCTTGCTCGTGCTTCCGGAATCTTTACATAGAAATTTCTAA
- a CDS encoding response regulator, giving the protein MNTILIIEDDADIRESSAEILELSGYHVLQAEGGKSGVQLAIQYQPDLILCDIVMPKLDGYGVLYLLAKNKATSEIPFIFLTAKTERDDFRKGMEMGADDYLTKPYNDMELLNAVETRIRKQRRQHVHYQSIFKGLETIDSAEGMELKELITDKKPKQIKKKQILYYEGDHPQGLYLVVEGSVKTIKIAPDGRQLITGIYKPNDYIGMDALIMDEPFKDTAEAVEQTSLYLLPKELVLNLINKSQKISRQFIRALCKNVQEKEEQLLELAYLSVRKRLAQVLVRLSKKSPVSQQLSVSREELAELAGIAIESVSRTLTDFKDRGMIEKNGSMIQLLNVDKLSKIRN; this is encoded by the coding sequence ATGAATACCATTCTGATCATAGAAGATGATGCGGATATTCGGGAAAGCTCCGCAGAAATACTTGAACTCTCAGGCTACCATGTTCTACAGGCCGAAGGTGGAAAATCTGGCGTTCAACTGGCCATTCAATATCAACCGGATTTGATTTTATGCGACATCGTAATGCCAAAACTGGATGGATACGGGGTACTTTACCTCCTGGCTAAAAACAAGGCAACATCCGAAATACCCTTTATATTTCTTACCGCTAAGACCGAACGTGATGATTTTAGAAAAGGGATGGAAATGGGTGCTGATGACTACCTGACCAAACCTTACAATGACATGGAGTTATTAAATGCTGTGGAAACCCGAATCAGGAAGCAACGCAGACAGCATGTGCATTATCAATCTATTTTTAAAGGACTTGAAACCATTGACTCAGCAGAGGGAATGGAATTGAAGGAACTAATTACGGACAAAAAGCCGAAACAAATTAAAAAGAAACAAATCCTCTATTATGAAGGAGATCATCCTCAGGGCTTATATCTGGTTGTGGAAGGAAGCGTCAAGACGATAAAGATTGCTCCCGATGGCAGACAGCTCATTACCGGCATCTATAAACCCAATGACTATATTGGGATGGATGCCCTGATTATGGATGAGCCTTTTAAAGACACGGCGGAAGCGGTAGAGCAGACCTCTTTATATTTATTGCCAAAGGAGTTGGTGCTGAACCTGATCAATAAATCACAAAAGATAAGCAGGCAATTCATCAGAGCCCTATGTAAGAATGTTCAGGAAAAGGAAGAACAGTTGTTGGAACTGGCCTACCTTTCTGTTCGCAAACGCCTTGCCCAGGTCCTGGTCCGTTTAAGTAAAAAATCGCCGGTTTCACAGCAGCTGAGCGTGTCAAGAGAAGAACTGGCCGAGCTGGCAGGAATTGCCATTGAAAGCGTAAGCAGGACATTAACGGATTTTAAAGACAGAGGAATGATTGAAAAAAATGGCAGTATGATCCAACTCCTGAATGTAGATAAGCTTTCAAAAATAAGAAACTAA
- a CDS encoding cation-translocating P-type ATPase yields METHHIKGLNAGQVIASRQKYGANFLTHKKENGFWYALKSLAKEPMVILLFIASGIYFINGEFGDGLFLATAIVLVSVISLYQDSRSRNALAQLKQLTKPEGKVIRDGEVRQIKTEDIVIGDSLIAEEGTVVLADGTIIHANDFSVNESILTGESMVVYKDHIGDDKEVYSGTTVSSGLAIIEVSAIGDGTKLGKIGKSLESIKEEQSPLELQIGNFVKKMVLAGAVVLIIVWAINFYRSGSVTDSLMKALTIAMSILPEEIPVAFSTFMALGAWRLMKMGVVVKQMKTVEALGSATVICTDKTGTITENKMSLAWLYVPLFQKKTSPEDTLKTEEQALVRTAMWASEPIPFDPMEIALHQVYAKVNEIDERPNYKMIHEYPLGGKPPMMTHVFQDDSGSRIIAAKGAPEALMEVSGLTTEERNKIGAAVKELAGQGYRILGVADAIFPGLDFPALQQDFKFVFRGLLAFYDPPKKNIQSVFERFYEAGIAVKIITGDNALTTTAIARQIGFRGYDQSVSGEALMKMEDAELRKAVNEQFVFTRMFPEAKLKIINALKANNEVVAMTGDGVNDGPALKSAHIGIAMGKKGTEIAKQAASLILVDDDLEKMVFAIAMGRRIYTNLKKAIQYIISIHIPIILTVFIPLALGWIYPNIFSPVHIIFLELIMGPTCSIIYENEPMEKNTMLQQPRPFINTFFNGKELFSSVMQGLVITLGSLLVYRYATYFNWNEQVTRTMVFTVLITANVFLTLVNRSFYYSLLTTIKYKNNLVPLVISITVISYGLLLLIGPLRRFFEFESLSATQLSISVLAGFLSVIWYELLKWRKRTG; encoded by the coding sequence ATGGAAACACATCATATCAAAGGATTAAATGCTGGCCAGGTGATAGCATCCAGGCAAAAATATGGGGCTAATTTTTTGACCCATAAAAAGGAAAATGGTTTTTGGTATGCCTTAAAAAGCCTGGCCAAAGAACCAATGGTGATTCTGCTGTTTATTGCCTCAGGTATTTACTTTATTAACGGGGAATTTGGAGACGGGCTTTTTCTTGCTACAGCCATAGTTCTGGTATCTGTCATCTCCTTATATCAGGACTCAAGAAGTAGAAATGCACTGGCTCAGCTCAAACAACTGACCAAACCTGAAGGAAAAGTAATCCGGGATGGGGAGGTCCGGCAGATCAAAACCGAAGACATTGTGATAGGTGATAGTTTAATTGCTGAGGAAGGGACCGTTGTTCTGGCTGACGGAACTATTATTCATGCAAATGATTTCTCTGTGAACGAATCCATTCTTACCGGAGAATCTATGGTGGTCTATAAAGACCACATTGGAGACGATAAAGAGGTATACTCAGGCACCACAGTATCCAGTGGACTGGCGATTATTGAGGTGTCTGCCATCGGCGATGGAACAAAACTGGGTAAAATCGGTAAAAGTCTGGAAAGCATTAAAGAAGAGCAAAGCCCTCTGGAATTGCAAATCGGCAATTTCGTAAAGAAAATGGTGCTGGCCGGTGCGGTTGTCTTAATCATTGTCTGGGCCATCAATTTCTACCGTTCAGGGAGTGTAACTGATAGTTTGATGAAGGCTTTAACCATTGCTATGAGTATTTTACCGGAAGAAATTCCTGTAGCCTTTAGCACTTTTATGGCATTGGGGGCATGGCGGCTAATGAAGATGGGAGTCGTAGTTAAACAGATGAAAACCGTCGAAGCACTTGGAAGTGCTACGGTCATCTGTACGGATAAAACAGGAACCATTACAGAGAATAAAATGAGCCTTGCCTGGCTCTATGTGCCATTATTTCAAAAAAAGACCAGCCCGGAAGACACACTGAAGACAGAGGAGCAGGCGCTGGTTCGGACGGCGATGTGGGCTAGTGAACCGATTCCTTTTGATCCCATGGAAATTGCGCTGCATCAGGTGTATGCTAAAGTAAATGAGATAGATGAAAGACCCAACTATAAAATGATTCATGAATATCCATTGGGAGGGAAACCGCCAATGATGACGCATGTTTTTCAGGACGACTCCGGAAGCCGCATTATCGCTGCAAAGGGAGCACCTGAGGCCTTAATGGAAGTTTCCGGCCTGACCACAGAAGAAAGAAACAAAATAGGAGCGGCTGTAAAAGAACTGGCGGGACAGGGATACCGGATCCTCGGAGTAGCTGATGCCATTTTTCCAGGACTTGATTTCCCTGCCCTACAGCAGGACTTTAAGTTCGTATTCAGAGGGCTCCTTGCTTTTTATGATCCGCCAAAGAAAAATATCCAGTCTGTATTTGAGCGTTTTTATGAAGCCGGAATTGCTGTTAAGATCATCACCGGAGACAATGCATTGACTACAACTGCGATTGCGAGACAAATAGGGTTCAGAGGCTATGATCAATCTGTTAGTGGCGAAGCGCTGATGAAAATGGAAGATGCTGAGTTGCGGAAAGCAGTAAACGAACAGTTTGTTTTTACCCGGATGTTTCCGGAAGCAAAACTTAAAATTATCAATGCACTCAAAGCCAACAATGAGGTGGTTGCCATGACCGGAGATGGTGTAAATGATGGTCCGGCATTAAAATCGGCTCATATCGGTATTGCGATGGGAAAAAAAGGTACAGAGATCGCAAAACAGGCCGCTTCTCTGATTCTTGTGGACGATGACCTCGAAAAAATGGTCTTCGCGATTGCGATGGGCAGAAGGATTTACACCAATTTGAAGAAAGCCATTCAGTACATCATTTCCATTCATATCCCGATTATTCTTACCGTATTTATTCCCCTTGCTTTGGGATGGATTTATCCAAATATATTTTCTCCCGTTCACATCATCTTTCTTGAACTCATTATGGGGCCTACCTGTTCCATTATTTATGAAAATGAGCCGATGGAAAAGAACACCATGCTTCAGCAACCCAGACCATTTATCAACACTTTTTTTAATGGTAAGGAGTTATTCAGCAGCGTGATGCAGGGATTGGTCATTACCCTTGGCAGCTTGCTCGTTTATAGATATGCCACTTATTTTAACTGGAATGAACAGGTGACCAGAACGATGGTATTTACTGTGCTGATCACTGCAAATGTTTTTTTAACCTTGGTGAACCGTTCTTTTTATTACAGCCTTTTAACCACAATAAAATATAAAAACAACCTGGTGCCATTGGTGATCAGTATTACGGTGATCAGTTATGGTCTGCTGCTCCTTATTGGTCCACTCCGCAGGTTTTTCGAATTTGAATCATTGAGTGCCACTCAGCTGTCCATCAGTGTATTGGCTGGTTTCCTTAGTGTCATTTGGTATGAATTGCTGAAATGGAGGAAGAGGACCGGATAA
- the adhP gene encoding alcohol dehydrogenase AdhP: protein MKAAVIHEFGAALKIEEMPVKEPQENQILVKVISCGVCHTDLHACNGDWPVKSKMPLIPGHEAIGYVAALGKGVHQVKEGDIVGVPWLHSACGGCEYCITGWETLCDTQQNGGYSVDGGFAEYVIADARYVAHFPSNISFNEMAPIICAGVTVYKGLKETEVKPGEWVAISGVGGLGHLAVQYAKAMGMHVAAIDVSDNKLELAKRLGAEITVNAKQEDPGGFLKKLTGGMHGVLVTAVSPVAFSQGLSALRRKGTLALNGLPPGDFPLPIFDTVLNRITVRGSIVGTRKDMQEAIAFAVDGKVKADVHAARLDDINTVFDQMKVGEIEGRMVLEIAKP, encoded by the coding sequence ATGAAAGCTGCCGTAATTCATGAATTCGGAGCCGCACTTAAAATAGAAGAAATGCCGGTAAAGGAGCCTCAGGAAAATCAAATTCTGGTGAAAGTGATTTCCTGTGGTGTTTGTCATACCGACCTTCATGCCTGTAATGGCGATTGGCCTGTAAAGTCAAAAATGCCGCTCATACCCGGTCATGAGGCCATTGGATATGTTGCTGCCCTGGGCAAAGGAGTGCATCAGGTGAAAGAAGGAGATATAGTAGGTGTTCCATGGTTACATAGTGCCTGTGGTGGTTGTGAATATTGCATTACCGGTTGGGAAACACTTTGTGATACACAGCAGAATGGCGGATACAGCGTGGATGGTGGATTTGCGGAATATGTCATTGCAGATGCAAGATATGTGGCACATTTCCCTTCAAACATTAGTTTTAACGAAATGGCTCCCATTATATGTGCAGGAGTAACGGTATATAAAGGATTGAAAGAAACAGAGGTTAAGCCCGGGGAATGGGTAGCCATTTCCGGTGTTGGAGGATTGGGGCATCTTGCTGTTCAGTATGCGAAAGCAATGGGCATGCATGTGGCAGCGATAGATGTTTCCGACAATAAGCTTGAGCTGGCCAAAAGGTTGGGCGCAGAAATCACCGTTAATGCCAAACAGGAAGATCCCGGCGGATTTTTAAAGAAACTAACAGGTGGAATGCATGGGGTACTGGTGACCGCTGTTTCTCCTGTTGCATTTAGTCAGGGGCTTTCCGCTTTAAGGCGTAAGGGAACTTTAGCTCTGAATGGATTGCCTCCGGGAGATTTCCCACTGCCTATTTTTGACACTGTTTTAAACAGGATCACCGTGAGAGGATCTATTGTCGGCACAAGAAAAGACATGCAGGAGGCCATTGCTTTTGCTGTAGATGGAAAAGTAAAGGCCGATGTTCATGCTGCGCGGCTGGACGATATTAATACGGTATTTGATCAGATGAAGGTGGGTGAAATTGAGGGGCGTATGGTTTTGGAAATAGCAAAACCCTGA
- a CDS encoding 2-hydroxyacid dehydrogenase — translation MKAIFYSTKINEKDLLIKSNQDKHEITFTSKKLSIDTISYAKGMDAVIVFTNDEVTAPVIKALAERGIKYIATRSVGIDHIDQEAARKHDIKVANIPDYSPQAIAEHAVMLALALSRHLIQSNRQCRVFNFSLDGLTGFNFYGKTVGIIGLGHIGTAAVPIFHGLGCKILGHDIRPKKLNHVKFVDLDTLYRESDIISLHVPLNPETKHMINTDSIKKMKDGVMIINTARGELIKTTAVLDALKSRKIGYLGLDVYEYEKGLFFEDHETDEFRDFLFSELMKYPNVLISPHQAFLTKEALQEIATQIIATLDRWDAAIPE, via the coding sequence ATGAAAGCAATTTTTTACAGTACTAAAATCAATGAGAAGGATTTGCTCATAAAATCCAATCAGGATAAACATGAGATTACGTTCACTTCAAAGAAATTGAGTATAGATACCATTTCCTATGCAAAAGGCATGGATGCAGTGATAGTTTTCACTAATGATGAAGTAACGGCACCCGTCATCAAAGCACTGGCAGAACGTGGGATTAAATATATCGCGACCAGATCCGTAGGCATAGATCACATTGATCAGGAAGCAGCAAGAAAGCATGATATTAAGGTTGCTAATATTCCAGACTATTCTCCACAAGCCATTGCAGAACATGCAGTAATGCTTGCCCTGGCATTAAGCCGGCATCTCATTCAGTCAAACCGGCAATGCCGGGTATTTAATTTCTCTCTTGATGGCCTGACGGGTTTTAACTTTTATGGAAAGACAGTAGGGATAATTGGTTTAGGACACATCGGAACGGCCGCTGTCCCCATCTTTCATGGGCTCGGATGTAAAATACTAGGTCATGATATCCGTCCAAAAAAACTAAATCATGTGAAGTTCGTCGACCTGGATACCCTGTATCGGGAATCAGACATCATTTCACTTCATGTGCCGCTGAATCCGGAAACCAAACATATGATTAACACAGATTCCATAAAAAAGATGAAAGATGGCGTGATGATCATCAATACCGCAAGGGGAGAACTGATTAAAACAACAGCAGTACTGGATGCCCTGAAAAGCAGAAAAATAGGCTACCTGGGCTTAGATGTTTATGAATATGAAAAAGGGCTTTTTTTTGAAGACCATGAAACCGACGAGTTCAGAGACTTTTTGTTTTCTGAACTGATGAAATATCCGAATGTACTGATCAGTCCACATCAGGCATTTCTAACTAAAGAAGCTTTACAGGAGATTGCAACTCAGATCATTGCAACACTGGACCGTTGGGATGCTGCTATTCCGGAATAA
- a CDS encoding universal stress protein: MMKTILVPTDFSLPALNAAEFAWHMAKHTGADLILFHAGVRAMKTQVPFQGAVTLENPAAILKEARLQLDFLADKLRDDAESLTGDYFPEISCIAEIGEVPVLISELIASRKISMIVMGMYGAPRIVRLFIGSVSQQVLDQVDIPVLLVPYKSLPDEVKEIGFACGSSVNQIPDRPFLQEFSRAFEAKLSIVHIDDDVKGQVSSDKIHGHLDVLAMVHHKTNLLKRFFKENLDDKLSGHTEIPLLVIPE; encoded by the coding sequence ATGATGAAAACTATTCTGGTGCCCACTGACTTTTCTCTTCCAGCTTTAAATGCGGCAGAGTTCGCATGGCACATGGCAAAGCATACAGGAGCAGACCTTATTCTCTTTCATGCCGGGGTAAGGGCAATGAAAACGCAGGTTCCTTTTCAGGGAGCTGTAACGCTTGAAAATCCGGCAGCGATTCTTAAGGAAGCCCGCTTGCAGCTTGATTTTCTGGCGGATAAATTACGCGATGACGCTGAATCCCTTACCGGAGATTACTTTCCTGAAATCAGCTGCATAGCGGAAATAGGGGAGGTTCCTGTATTGATATCAGAACTGATCGCTTCCAGGAAAATCTCTATGATTGTAATGGGGATGTATGGAGCCCCCAGAATTGTCAGACTTTTCATCGGCAGTGTCAGTCAGCAGGTACTGGATCAGGTTGATATTCCAGTGCTTTTGGTTCCTTATAAGTCATTGCCGGATGAGGTTAAAGAAATCGGCTTTGCCTGCGGTTCGTCCGTTAATCAAATACCTGATCGTCCTTTTCTTCAGGAATTTTCCCGTGCTTTTGAGGCAAAATTATCAATAGTTCATATAGACGATGACGTTAAAGGTCAGGTGTCATCTGATAAAATCCATGGGCACCTGGATGTTCTGGCGATGGTTCATCATAAAACGAACCTGCTTAAGCGTTTTTTTAAAGAGAACCTTGATGATAAATTATCCGGGCACACTGAAATTCCGTTACTTGTTATTCCGGAATAG
- a CDS encoding L,D-transpeptidase family protein → MKQLKNIHFADKGKIYAILTLIIWLLQLSFQSKSSPVYPVYGRTSLIENDTTLKAAIRKILTKKTMAPVFHYPKSVERFYLRSGYNPGWIKEEKEIRRTWEALLMLDCVLQFGLSHKDYHPNELDYAMMHDIYRRPSKVSPDQKARFDMMLTDAMIAFIYHLHFGKLNPVYTTEKLDNGEAPGFCAEEILDKAKQQPEFMTLVLNSQPKSGVYRLMQEQMRLMKGQYLDDCYEAPEESVRKLAINMERLRWAGAEEIPSIRINIPSYTLSLHLPDSVYQFKVIVGKASSPSPVFQSVLSHFSTAPDWRVPGKIFITELLPKIIKNPAFLETNHFAIYDLKGKYLDPDERNLALVRRNPGKYFIRQSAGCDNALGRVVFRFSNPFGIYLHDTPEQQLFRRDIRALSHGCIRVEDAEKLASLLLKADGKPQDIKTLHRAMVFYEPETFTLKRRIPIQTLYLSCEIVDGLIQNYEDIYNQDKALELALYGSSEAALTTKIKNIK, encoded by the coding sequence ATGAAACAGTTGAAGAACATTCATTTTGCTGACAAAGGGAAAATATACGCCATTTTGACCTTGATTATTTGGTTACTGCAGTTATCTTTTCAATCTAAATCATCTCCTGTTTATCCTGTTTACGGCAGGACTTCATTAATTGAAAACGATACTACGCTAAAAGCTGCCATCAGGAAAATCCTGACAAAGAAAACAATGGCTCCGGTTTTTCACTATCCTAAATCGGTGGAACGTTTTTATTTACGGTCAGGATATAATCCCGGCTGGATAAAAGAGGAAAAAGAGATCAGAAGAACATGGGAGGCATTATTGATGCTGGATTGCGTTTTACAGTTTGGGCTGAGTCATAAGGATTACCATCCCAATGAGCTGGATTATGCGATGATGCATGATATTTACAGAAGGCCTTCCAAGGTAAGTCCTGACCAAAAAGCCCGGTTTGATATGATGCTTACAGATGCGATGATTGCCTTTATCTATCACCTTCATTTTGGAAAGTTAAACCCGGTATATACTACAGAAAAATTAGATAACGGGGAGGCTCCTGGTTTTTGTGCAGAGGAAATTTTAGATAAAGCGAAGCAGCAACCAGAATTTATGACCCTGGTCTTAAATTCACAGCCCAAATCGGGCGTATATCGTCTGATGCAAGAGCAGATGCGATTAATGAAAGGTCAATATCTGGATGATTGCTACGAGGCTCCGGAGGAAAGCGTCAGGAAATTGGCCATCAATATGGAAAGGTTACGCTGGGCCGGTGCGGAAGAAATACCTTCGATCCGGATCAATATTCCTTCCTATACTTTAAGCCTGCATCTGCCCGATAGTGTCTATCAGTTTAAAGTGATTGTTGGAAAGGCCAGCTCGCCAAGCCCGGTATTCCAAAGTGTGCTGAGTCATTTTAGCACCGCCCCGGACTGGAGGGTTCCGGGGAAAATTTTTATTACGGAGCTGTTGCCTAAAATCATCAAGAATCCTGCTTTTCTGGAAACAAATCATTTTGCAATCTATGATCTTAAGGGGAAGTATCTTGATCCTGATGAACGGAATTTAGCCCTGGTCCGGAGAAATCCAGGGAAGTATTTTATCCGTCAGTCTGCCGGCTGTGACAACGCCCTGGGACGGGTGGTCTTCAGGTTTTCCAATCCTTTTGGGATCTATCTTCATGATACGCCGGAACAGCAATTGTTTCGCAGGGACATACGTGCTTTAAGTCATGGGTGTATCCGGGTGGAAGATGCCGAAAAACTGGCTTCCCTTTTATTAAAGGCCGATGGAAAGCCACAAGATATCAAAACATTACATCGGGCAATGGTCTTTTACGAACCTGAAACCTTCACTTTGAAAAGAAGGATTCCCATACAAACGCTTTACCTCAGCTGTGAAATTGTAGATGGCCTCATTCAAAACTATGAAGACATCTACAACCAGGACAAGGCGCTTGAATTGGCCTTATATGGAAGTTCTGAAGCTGCGCTTACTACCAAAATAAAAAACATTAAATAG
- a CDS encoding universal stress protein yields MLKLMFVIMKTVLVLTDFSKNALIAAETAAILAGKLHANLLLFHTDYSVPVNPFYPGIFQEADSNSWKLHCEAEMDKVKDHLRRFLSLIKTDQRKPTVSSTIAEGDLASHVADLEKSKNIEMIAMGAASGSKIDHVLLGSDTASVIEAARCPVLVVPATGSMTALDRVIFATNYSKSDIFAIEYLVELGKLFEYQLEVVHVSLYGSKDVDDNNEVMGFVKKLSEDIYPRVLFQHIKGKHLSHRLAQFYKEREADLLSMTHQPHSLLSRMIKEGTVRKSLAAQEFPMLIFPPGMNKP; encoded by the coding sequence ATGCTGAAACTAATGTTTGTGATCATGAAAACGGTTCTTGTATTAACAGATTTTTCAAAAAATGCTTTAATTGCCGCTGAAACTGCTGCGATACTTGCAGGAAAGCTCCATGCCAACTTATTGTTATTTCACACAGATTATTCGGTTCCCGTAAACCCTTTTTATCCTGGAATTTTTCAGGAAGCAGACAGTAATTCATGGAAACTGCATTGCGAAGCTGAGATGGATAAAGTTAAGGATCACCTCAGGAGATTCCTTTCCTTAATAAAGACAGATCAGCGTAAACCGACGGTTTCCAGTACAATTGCTGAAGGAGATCTTGCGAGTCATGTGGCAGATCTTGAAAAAAGCAAAAATATAGAGATGATTGCTATGGGAGCAGCTTCGGGCAGTAAAATTGACCATGTTTTGTTAGGAAGTGATACTGCATCTGTGATTGAAGCCGCAAGATGTCCGGTATTGGTGGTGCCGGCAACCGGATCCATGACCGCTTTAGACCGCGTTATCTTTGCAACGAATTACAGCAAATCCGATATTTTTGCCATTGAATATCTTGTTGAACTTGGTAAGTTGTTTGAATATCAACTGGAAGTTGTTCACGTTAGCTTATATGGTTCTAAAGATGTTGACGACAATAATGAAGTCATGGGTTTTGTGAAGAAATTAAGTGAAGACATCTATCCAAGGGTATTATTCCAGCACATTAAAGGAAAACATCTGTCTCATCGCCTTGCACAGTTTTATAAAGAAAGAGAAGCAGATCTTCTATCGATGACACATCAGCCACATTCCCTGCTTTCCAGAATGATCAAAGAAGGAACAGTGAGGAAATCTCTAGCTGCTCAGGAGTTTCCGATGCTGATCTTTCCTCCCGGAATGAATAAGCCTTAG
- a CDS encoding 1-phosphofructokinase family hexose kinase, with amino-acid sequence MSSILTITFNPAIDKSTLVPELIAEKKLNCSSPVYEAGGGGINVSRAIKRLGENTTAIYMAGGYTGRAFTRLLTREGFDLIPIKTKESTRENLVVKEISTQKQYRFGMPGPETSKREWQNCLAAMAGFKQANFMVVSGSLAPGIPTDIFAEVSRIANKNKAKLIVDTSGEALIQAAKAGVYLIKPNLRELGTLAGREVLTLEQVRIAAREVIKRFNCEVIVTSMGPKGAVLISKDLFITVLPPDVVVQSTVGAGDSMLAGIVHSLALNKSLTEAVQYGVACGTAATMNPGTELCHPADVAHLYALIRSSSSISAIHTK; translated from the coding sequence ATGAGTTCAATTCTAACCATCACCTTTAATCCTGCTATTGATAAAAGTACCCTTGTACCTGAATTAATTGCCGAGAAAAAACTGAATTGCAGCAGCCCTGTTTATGAAGCAGGAGGAGGAGGTATCAATGTTTCAAGAGCGATCAAAAGACTTGGGGAAAACACAACGGCAATCTATATGGCCGGAGGATATACCGGAAGGGCGTTTACCAGACTCCTGACCAGAGAAGGTTTTGACCTTATTCCCATAAAAACAAAAGAAAGCACAAGAGAAAATCTGGTTGTAAAAGAAATCTCCACCCAGAAGCAATACCGTTTCGGAATGCCGGGACCTGAAACCAGCAAAAGAGAATGGCAGAACTGTCTGGCGGCAATGGCCGGTTTTAAACAGGCAAATTTCATGGTGGTGAGTGGTAGTTTAGCGCCAGGAATTCCAACAGATATTTTTGCAGAAGTCTCCCGCATTGCTAATAAAAATAAAGCGAAGCTGATTGTAGACACCTCCGGCGAAGCTTTAATACAAGCTGCAAAAGCGGGTGTCTACCTAATTAAACCCAATCTAAGAGAATTGGGAACCCTTGCAGGCCGGGAAGTCCTGACACTGGAGCAGGTACGTATTGCTGCCAGAGAAGTTATTAAAAGATTTAACTGTGAAGTGATTGTGACCTCTATGGGCCCGAAAGGAGCAGTACTGATCAGTAAAGACTTGTTTATTACCGTTCTCCCTCCGGATGTAGTGGTGCAAAGCACGGTTGGTGCAGGCGACAGCATGCTTGCCGGTATTGTACATAGCCTTGCTTTAAATAAAAGCCTGACTGAAGCGGTTCAATATGGTGTAGCCTGTGGAACCGCAGCCACGATGAATCCAGGTACAGAACTTTGTCACCCTGCAGATGTGGCCCATTTGTATGCACTTATCCGGTCCTCTTCCTCCATTTCAGCAATTCATACCAAATGA